In Luteimonas sp. MC1750, the following proteins share a genomic window:
- a CDS encoding DNA primase family protein has product MSPIESTNAVAISQPWAMPRIHEKLLRCQRPVDLYHHLEDDEPVEELVEELAQEEHKDNVVQFAAANGTTGKATRKKSTEPASDKKAKNGPPISLRCARWFFGHGIDGMRLAAENRGRNIVIRAWNGTYWQEVFEEVAKPKIQKWLEQFAESSCTPHNVNDSWKTLRDKVVESRLMFKGNSAKPDESHCVVLPFKDGYLHITADKAWMEKANPDYGIKHCANVELGLRHMQAFSPKGIPADSQFGKYLASSLSNPETRAIVQQHCAMSFMRNKYHLVGWWVGDAGVGKSVLVKMLHHVHGKDDQGRTNYGALDLTKLDGEHYLENIVDKTFLSVGEVNVARPWCEDTFKMLSAGDSVDVNPKNEKIFSYQCEAFMVVCSNQAPVVRDESGGVMRRLQVVMWEGSMERRGNVVYDLDKIVFEQEPQLLVGWIVDGIQKILRQGGPVRDKDLPMEMRKFTQRLKKDNDSVEAWIIDCEIVKTRDQNVEVRKREVYEHYIAYCHEACIDKPRGEAVFWKILARKMGVNIDDITRRPNLAEGGKGPALIRTIAIKPEDIAKEKLTRLQEQAIAEGRFEEQIANDDPFSDDFFEPTSHRLEQVPVYDSTELNEISRLAQVITPAVQTTPGGTHVRFRIGTDAGKDFLTAARKANLSPEELAQRLALAVASDPTLMERVVGVIDQKAG; this is encoded by the coding sequence ATGTCGCCTATTGAAAGTACGAACGCTGTCGCAATTAGTCAACCCTGGGCTATGCCCCGCATCCATGAAAAGCTCCTGCGCTGCCAGCGCCCTGTGGACCTGTACCACCACCTTGAAGACGATGAGCCCGTCGAAGAGCTTGTGGAGGAGCTGGCCCAGGAAGAACACAAGGACAACGTCGTCCAGTTCGCTGCGGCCAATGGCACTACCGGCAAGGCCACTCGCAAGAAAAGCACCGAACCGGCGTCGGATAAGAAGGCCAAGAACGGCCCACCGATTAGCTTGCGGTGTGCTCGCTGGTTTTTCGGCCACGGCATCGACGGTATGAGGCTGGCGGCAGAGAACCGCGGTCGGAACATCGTTATTCGTGCCTGGAACGGGACGTACTGGCAAGAAGTGTTCGAGGAGGTGGCCAAGCCCAAGATCCAGAAGTGGCTCGAACAGTTCGCTGAAAGCTCCTGTACCCCCCACAACGTCAACGACTCCTGGAAGACCCTGCGCGACAAGGTCGTCGAGTCTCGGCTGATGTTCAAAGGAAATTCGGCCAAGCCCGATGAAAGCCATTGCGTCGTCTTGCCGTTCAAGGACGGCTACCTTCACATCACGGCCGACAAGGCGTGGATGGAAAAGGCTAACCCCGACTATGGGATCAAGCATTGCGCGAACGTGGAGTTGGGCCTCAGGCACATGCAGGCGTTTTCTCCGAAGGGAATTCCCGCCGACAGCCAGTTTGGCAAGTACTTGGCCTCGTCGCTTTCTAACCCCGAGACCCGCGCTATCGTCCAGCAGCACTGCGCGATGTCGTTCATGCGCAACAAGTACCACCTGGTGGGTTGGTGGGTGGGTGATGCAGGCGTGGGTAAGTCGGTACTGGTGAAGATGCTCCATCACGTCCACGGCAAGGATGACCAGGGTCGCACCAACTACGGAGCTTTGGACCTGACCAAGCTCGACGGTGAGCACTACCTGGAAAACATTGTGGACAAGACCTTCCTGTCTGTCGGCGAAGTCAACGTGGCCCGCCCCTGGTGTGAAGACACGTTCAAGATGCTGTCGGCAGGGGACTCCGTGGACGTCAACCCCAAGAACGAGAAGATCTTCTCCTACCAGTGCGAAGCTTTCATGGTCGTTTGCTCAAACCAGGCACCGGTCGTTCGGGACGAGTCCGGGGGCGTGATGCGCCGCCTTCAGGTTGTAATGTGGGAAGGCTCCATGGAGCGGCGTGGGAATGTGGTGTACGACCTGGACAAAATCGTGTTTGAGCAGGAGCCGCAGTTGCTTGTTGGCTGGATTGTCGACGGCATCCAGAAGATCCTTCGTCAGGGCGGTCCGGTCCGGGACAAGGATCTGCCTATGGAGATGCGCAAGTTCACCCAGCGTTTGAAGAAGGACAACGATAGCGTCGAGGCATGGATTATCGACTGCGAGATCGTCAAGACCCGAGACCAGAATGTCGAGGTCCGCAAGCGCGAAGTCTATGAGCATTACATCGCCTACTGCCATGAGGCTTGTATCGACAAGCCCAGGGGCGAGGCAGTGTTCTGGAAGATCCTCGCCCGCAAGATGGGCGTCAACATCGATGACATTACCCGCCGGCCGAACCTGGCTGAGGGGGGTAAGGGTCCGGCTCTCATCCGCACCATTGCCATCAAGCCCGAAGATATCGCCAAGGAAAAGCTGACGCGTCTCCAGGAGCAGGCGATCGCAGAAGGCCGCTTCGAAGAGCAGATTGCCAACGACGACCCCTTCTCCGATGACTTCTTCGAGCCCACAAGCCATAGGCTCGAGCAGGTGCCGGTGTATGACTCCACGGAACTCAATGAGATCAGCCGGTTGGCTCAGGTCATCACCCCCGCAGTTCAGACTACGCCTGGCGGGACTCATGTCCGATTTCGAATTGGGACGGATGCGGGGAAGGATTTTCTGACGGCTGCGCGAAAGGCGAACTTGTCGCCCGAGGAGCTTGCTCAGCGATTGGCTCTGGCAGTTGCCTCAGATCCAACTCTGATGGAAAGGGTGGTAGGTGTCATCGACCAAAAGGCGGGCTAA
- a CDS encoding ArdC family protein: MDLQEYQARQARSFYANLREATAPVFFRWQDPENPMPQIGGEPRGVSGYPFQGDNATQLAMASKAQGFQSPYWMTYEQAKACGGTVRRGEVGTKILSWMGGKDGKPYEPILMTVFNADQISNLDIPRTVGLTPQQQATRQAGLDALIPPRKKTPTPQQYNERLAQVLAERFPAGETPEQQAQATLRRELAMLTAQARLGLPRQLDPKMADDLAPYVEKRPNWRELESAIDEANKAVKELGVEALVYDKLDRNQVAAEVKPAALPKTPRTRAKAVEKGKAKDSEIPF, translated from the coding sequence ATGGATCTTCAAGAGTATCAAGCCCGCCAAGCACGTAGTTTTTACGCCAACCTGCGGGAGGCGACAGCCCCCGTCTTTTTCCGCTGGCAAGACCCGGAAAACCCAATGCCACAAATCGGTGGTGAGCCCCGGGGAGTGTCCGGCTACCCCTTCCAAGGGGACAACGCCACGCAGCTGGCTATGGCGTCCAAAGCCCAAGGCTTTCAGTCCCCCTACTGGATGACCTACGAGCAGGCCAAAGCCTGTGGCGGCACCGTTCGCCGCGGTGAGGTAGGCACAAAAATCCTGTCGTGGATGGGAGGCAAGGACGGCAAGCCCTACGAGCCGATCCTCATGACCGTGTTCAACGCCGACCAGATCTCCAACCTGGACATCCCCAGGACTGTCGGTTTGACACCCCAGCAGCAGGCCACCCGTCAGGCTGGACTGGATGCTTTGATCCCGCCCCGGAAGAAGACGCCCACGCCCCAGCAGTACAACGAACGCTTAGCCCAGGTTCTGGCCGAGCGCTTTCCAGCCGGAGAGACCCCCGAACAGCAGGCGCAAGCCACTCTTCGCCGGGAACTTGCAATGCTCACTGCACAGGCCCGGTTGGGTCTGCCCCGTCAGCTGGATCCGAAGATGGCTGACGACCTGGCTCCCTACGTGGAGAAGCGTCCGAACTGGCGCGAGTTGGAGTCGGCCATCGACGAGGCGAACAAGGCGGTCAAAGAGCTGGGAGTAGAGGCTCTGGTGTACGACAAGCTTGACCGCAATCAGGTTGCCGCCGAGGTCAAGCCGGCTGCGTTGCCCAAGACGCCACGGACGCGAGCCAAGGCCGTTGAGAAGGGCAAAGCCAAGGACTCGGAAATTCCATTCTGA
- a CDS encoding DUF697 domain-containing protein — protein MDNIAAAVAEATKEMGRVNILIAGRSGVGKSTLINSMFHANLAETGQGRAITMEIKEYTKEGLPVSVIDTRGLEMANYQETVKALEDLVATRAADSDPNKHIHVVWLCVLEDSRRVEEAEIALHQALAKTLPVIGVITKARADNGFKSEVEKLLPLCRNVVRVRAIGEQFDEGHSLPPLGLDTLVELTNGAIPDGHRRAFAAAQKADLNAKRNEARKFVYAAATAAGTAGLSPLPMSDAFLIAPFQIGMIAKITSVFGVPLSNTMMASLVTSAVGVAGASFLGRAVVSNLLKLIPGAGTAAGAAISSTTAAALTTAMGEAYISALMAIFTENPDADPSGQEIGERVKKILREKLEKTEEQPA, from the coding sequence TTGGACAACATCGCCGCGGCAGTGGCAGAAGCCACGAAGGAAATGGGCCGGGTGAACATCCTCATTGCAGGTCGCTCTGGCGTGGGCAAGTCCACGCTGATCAACTCCATGTTCCACGCCAACCTGGCCGAGACCGGGCAGGGCCGCGCGATCACCATGGAGATCAAGGAGTACACCAAGGAAGGCTTGCCGGTATCGGTCATCGACACCCGCGGCCTGGAGATGGCCAACTACCAGGAGACGGTCAAGGCCCTGGAAGATCTCGTGGCCACTCGTGCTGCCGACTCCGACCCGAACAAACACATCCACGTCGTGTGGCTGTGTGTTCTGGAAGACAGCAGGCGTGTGGAAGAGGCTGAGATCGCCCTCCACCAGGCCCTGGCAAAGACGCTGCCCGTCATTGGCGTCATCACCAAGGCCAGGGCCGACAACGGGTTCAAGTCCGAGGTCGAAAAGCTCCTGCCCCTGTGTCGCAATGTCGTTCGCGTGCGAGCGATCGGAGAACAATTCGATGAGGGCCACTCGCTGCCACCCTTGGGCTTGGACACACTCGTTGAGTTGACCAACGGTGCCATCCCCGACGGTCATCGCCGGGCCTTCGCTGCTGCACAGAAAGCTGACCTCAATGCCAAGCGCAATGAGGCCCGCAAGTTCGTCTATGCCGCAGCAACCGCCGCCGGCACCGCGGGCCTGAGCCCTCTCCCGATGTCAGACGCGTTCCTCATCGCTCCCTTCCAAATTGGCATGATCGCCAAGATCACCAGTGTGTTTGGCGTGCCGCTGAGCAACACCATGATGGCCTCATTGGTTACCTCAGCCGTTGGTGTGGCAGGCGCAAGCTTCTTGGGTCGGGCTGTGGTCAGCAACCTCCTCAAGCTCATCCCAGGTGCGGGCACTGCCGCAGGTGCTGCCATCTCCTCGACCACCGCAGCAGCGCTGACCACTGCCATGGGTGAGGCTTACATCAGCGCCTTGATGGCGATCTTCACCGAGAACCCCGACGCTGACCCTTCCGGTCAGGAAATCGGCGAGCGAGTGAAGAAGATCCTCCGCGAGAAGCTGGAAAAGACCGAAGAGCAGCCAGCCTGA
- a CDS encoding YadA C-terminal domain-containing protein produces MVSFGNDTSTARLTNVANGLAPNDAVNMSQMTPVASGFGGGAGFNSMGQFVPPAYVYLSGATYNTVEGGLYDLDARVWNLEQNPGGGGQGPAGPAGADGASAYQVAVNNGFSGTETEWLESLRGADGQDGRDGIDGRDGADGRDGQDGERGEKGDKGDKGDKGDKGDRGEPGPPGSGEGGQGPEGPEGPEGPEGPQGPEGPAGRDGIDGRDGIDGIDGDDGRSAYEVAVANGFEGDEQEWLESLHGRDGKDGVGSKAVAGKNIEVSDNEDGSQTVALADNVELSEQGSLSVGATTVDAQGVRIQGGPSMTQQGIDAGNQRITGVANGRIERGSTDAVNGGQLYELQQQWDDRWTDIDNRFERTDKRINGLGAQMGAMSMMAATPGEGGMTVGLGHSGGETALAVGWSRRINDRVSVSAGAAFGGGNKPVVGVGMRIGGR; encoded by the coding sequence GTGGTTTCTTTTGGAAACGATACTTCAACCGCACGTCTGACCAACGTGGCCAACGGCTTGGCTCCCAACGACGCAGTCAACATGAGTCAAATGACTCCTGTTGCTTCAGGCTTTGGCGGAGGCGCGGGCTTCAACTCCATGGGCCAGTTTGTCCCTCCGGCCTACGTCTACCTCTCCGGAGCCACCTACAACACAGTAGAAGGTGGTCTGTACGACCTTGACGCCCGCGTGTGGAACTTGGAGCAAAACCCTGGTGGCGGCGGCCAAGGTCCAGCAGGTCCCGCAGGTGCCGACGGTGCGTCTGCTTACCAGGTGGCTGTCAACAATGGCTTCTCTGGCACCGAAACCGAGTGGCTCGAGTCCCTGCGTGGTGCAGATGGCCAGGATGGCCGCGACGGGATCGATGGTCGTGATGGAGCCGACGGCCGGGACGGTCAGGACGGCGAGCGCGGTGAGAAGGGAGATAAGGGCGACAAGGGAGATAAGGGCGACAAGGGCGACCGCGGCGAGCCTGGTCCTCCCGGAAGTGGTGAGGGTGGCCAAGGCCCAGAAGGCCCAGAAGGCCCCGAAGGCCCAGAAGGCCCGCAAGGCCCTGAAGGTCCAGCCGGTCGTGATGGAATTGACGGCCGAGATGGGATTGATGGCATCGACGGCGATGACGGCCGCTCAGCCTACGAAGTCGCTGTTGCCAACGGCTTCGAGGGCGATGAGCAGGAATGGCTCGAGTCTCTCCACGGCCGAGATGGCAAGGACGGAGTCGGCAGCAAGGCGGTAGCTGGCAAGAATATTGAAGTGTCCGACAACGAAGATGGCTCCCAGACCGTAGCTCTTGCCGACAACGTCGAGTTGAGCGAGCAGGGCAGCCTGTCAGTCGGTGCCACAACCGTCGACGCCCAAGGCGTTCGTATCCAAGGTGGCCCTTCAATGACCCAGCAGGGTATCGACGCTGGCAACCAGCGCATCACGGGTGTCGCCAACGGCCGGATTGAGCGTGGCTCAACCGATGCCGTCAACGGTGGCCAGCTCTACGAGCTCCAGCAGCAGTGGGATGACCGCTGGACGGACATCGACAACCGCTTCGAGCGTACCGACAAGCGCATCAACGGCCTCGGAGCCCAGATGGGCGCCATGTCGATGATGGCCGCAACTCCTGGCGAAGGTGGCATGACCGTGGGCTTGGGCCACTCCGGTGGCGAGACTGCTCTGGCAGTGGGCTGGTCGCGCAGGATCAATGACCGGGTCAGCGTGTCTGCAGGTGCCGCCTTCGGTGGTGGCAACAAGCCGGTTGTCGGAGTGGGCATGCGGATCGGCGGTCGCTGA
- a CDS encoding JAB domain-containing protein: MVCDPSAAGNMFRYRLASHDREVFSVAFLTTRHKVIAVEDMFAGTIDGAEIHPREIAKRALEHNAAAVLVSHNHPSGNLQPSAQDMALTSRLKEALKILDIRLLDHFVVSTEGYTSLAARGWV, from the coding sequence ATGGTCTGCGACCCCTCAGCGGCCGGAAATATGTTCCGCTACCGCCTGGCGAGCCATGACCGGGAAGTCTTCTCAGTTGCGTTCCTCACCACGAGGCACAAGGTTATCGCCGTGGAAGACATGTTCGCCGGCACTATCGACGGGGCTGAGATCCATCCTCGAGAAATCGCCAAGCGAGCATTGGAGCACAACGCCGCAGCGGTACTCGTTTCGCACAACCATCCATCCGGAAATCTACAGCCTAGCGCTCAGGACATGGCTCTAACCTCCCGTCTCAAGGAAGCTCTCAAAATTCTTGATATTCGCCTGCTGGATCACTTCGTCGTTTCCACCGAGGGATATACCTCGCTTGCCGCCCGTGGCTGGGTCTAA
- a CDS encoding zincin-like metallopeptidase domain-containing protein — MKYADLALAQAKVLIELMKQGKPFLPVLKPGDPSTIANLPYNPTTGKAYRGGNRVMLYLVGMTNGYEDNRWLTYKQAQSVGAQVKKGAKSVPLRYVMFPNGQEAEQATVVQPWMDKPRTFFFNVFNAEDIDGLPPPPQRPETTPAQRIERCEALLAASGAVIVHGASQPHYAPKADKIGLPYPERFVSPDAYYAVALHELAHWSGHETRLARDLTGAFGSESYAKEEMIAETASHLMGVELGIGHDPSQHAAYIHHWMKIAGEDPSFLYTAAAAAEKVCDFVGLERFSYEPMLPPEPEVEVSDVAIPALEDAAKDIAKVAARAVVPAAEMVM; from the coding sequence ATGAAGTACGCGGACTTGGCGCTGGCCCAGGCGAAAGTCCTCATCGAGCTGATGAAGCAGGGCAAGCCCTTCTTGCCCGTCCTCAAACCCGGCGATCCATCCACCATCGCCAACCTGCCTTACAACCCGACCACCGGGAAAGCCTACCGGGGCGGCAACCGTGTGATGTTGTACCTGGTGGGTATGACCAACGGCTACGAAGACAACCGTTGGTTGACGTACAAGCAGGCACAGTCCGTTGGCGCGCAAGTGAAAAAGGGAGCCAAGTCCGTCCCGTTGCGCTATGTGATGTTTCCCAACGGCCAGGAAGCGGAACAAGCCACTGTCGTCCAACCTTGGATGGACAAGCCCAGGACGTTCTTCTTCAACGTGTTCAACGCCGAAGATATCGACGGGCTCCCGCCCCCTCCGCAGCGCCCTGAAACCACTCCCGCTCAGCGGATTGAGCGGTGTGAAGCACTTCTGGCAGCCTCCGGGGCCGTCATCGTTCATGGCGCCAGCCAACCACATTACGCGCCAAAAGCAGACAAGATTGGCCTGCCTTACCCGGAGCGCTTCGTCTCTCCAGACGCTTACTACGCCGTGGCGCTTCATGAATTGGCCCACTGGAGCGGACACGAAACGCGTCTGGCTCGCGACCTGACAGGTGCGTTCGGATCCGAGTCCTATGCCAAAGAAGAAATGATCGCCGAGACGGCAAGCCACCTCATGGGTGTGGAGCTCGGGATTGGACACGACCCGTCTCAACATGCCGCCTACATCCACCACTGGATGAAGATTGCCGGAGAGGATCCGTCGTTCCTGTACACCGCAGCCGCAGCCGCGGAGAAAGTGTGCGACTTCGTCGGTCTGGAACGCTTTTCCTACGAGCCTATGCTGCCCCCAGAGCCTGAGGTCGAGGTCTCCGACGTCGCCATCCCTGCACTGGAAGATGCTGCCAAGGACATCGCAAAAGTGGCGGCTCGGGCCGTTGTCCCGGCCGCCGAAATGGTGATGTAA
- a CDS encoding DUF6573 family protein, which translates to MNDFWGQPISIYTRAQALADGVLVDLTDTARTYGFKIPMACTSAVWHTVAWAEHIEQRKADSTGQSTTGRLHDVLTMARLAADAAAKAGASVVQFEVLMVPVEGRSTTPVAVSLRLVVSGGDDGEPVLTLMLPGED; encoded by the coding sequence ATGAACGACTTCTGGGGCCAGCCCATCTCGATTTACACCCGCGCCCAGGCGCTCGCCGATGGCGTGCTCGTGGATCTGACCGACACGGCACGCACCTACGGCTTCAAGATCCCGATGGCCTGTACGTCAGCGGTGTGGCACACGGTGGCTTGGGCAGAACACATCGAGCAGCGCAAGGCCGACAGCACAGGTCAGTCCACTACCGGGAGGCTCCACGACGTTCTGACGATGGCTCGCCTGGCGGCAGACGCTGCAGCGAAGGCGGGGGCAAGCGTGGTCCAGTTCGAAGTGCTGATGGTGCCCGTGGAAGGTAGGTCGACGACTCCTGTGGCAGTGAGCCTGCGACTGGTTGTTTCGGGCGGGGATGATGGCGAGCCGGTGCTGACCTTGATGTTGCCAGGAGAGGACTGA
- a CDS encoding ParA family protein codes for MKHVSITSPKGGVGKTMLAINLAASYASSGLRVCLVDHDPQGSVLVFGKIAQKAEVELSFVPTNARVSGFDLYIHDHPPGIQEQYPGQVLVMPVVLDAPSATVHLRGKTVLQERGHRILEVVSRFRADRAQPRKVRQERYPHCPVVSDRTLYSNLYGRGLTVIDAPPVRYLDRAQAEIASVRKALDALLEGAVR; via the coding sequence ATGAAACACGTCTCGATTACCTCACCCAAGGGTGGAGTCGGCAAGACGATGCTGGCTATCAACTTGGCCGCTTCCTACGCGAGCTCCGGCCTGCGGGTGTGCCTAGTCGATCATGACCCTCAGGGCTCAGTGCTGGTGTTCGGCAAGATCGCCCAGAAGGCCGAAGTTGAGCTTTCCTTTGTGCCGACCAATGCCCGTGTCAGTGGGTTTGATCTGTACATCCATGACCACCCACCGGGGATCCAGGAGCAGTACCCCGGCCAGGTTCTGGTCATGCCGGTTGTTCTCGACGCCCCATCGGCCACCGTCCACCTCCGAGGCAAGACAGTTCTCCAGGAACGCGGACACAGGATTTTGGAGGTGGTCTCTCGCTTCCGCGCCGATCGAGCCCAGCCCAGGAAGGTACGGCAGGAACGCTACCCGCACTGCCCAGTCGTATCCGACAGAACGCTGTACTCGAACCTTTACGGGCGAGGGTTGACCGTCATCGATGCCCCACCAGTGCGCTACCTGGATCGTGCACAGGCAGAGATTGCCTCCGTCCGGAAGGCTTTGGACGCGCTGCTCGAAGGAGCCGTCAGATGA
- a CDS encoding ATP-binding protein, with protein sequence MRLPTIYDSLNILPSLGERVISLIRRRPFNPADTDTRKGVYQRANERYDHLVLGGDLINIAPVLEGQPLFNVEAGDETTLTQMGALNVGGKWLMPKVDEDERWNFKKWFPRATPDLESTIRDWRLTADGKPTNGYIIPEDLGDGSDSTATALVMGAFPILFALGYFLSQFPGGMWLAGAICLPLLMLHMITLYQSEDTATVVKLLALSWGVPILMGGIGPVGTGEIANLTSGGMKSAAIGAVLLVALTMTLKTGSEDAPLVSFFGRLWLAIKVLVAVLAINFGLGMLPESLDFFRPIGLLVMSCAYPLLYTLENYNARTIELERLSKQQAGAMSEDDSALGKLSPARMTQIAFAARDKSPFLPLGWAKGVMAKYDMASAPDMWQVMGLTLKDLSTHLHIFGATGSGKTSSVIRPILLWLATLKEKVGVILSDGKGALVAEMRPLLDIVIEPETKFAPFQGLGAEEITTAFAESRNDDLNSDSIWSQGAGTFHRFALALLEAAVAHEKAAIARAGKRLEQYEHQVVYYLAKKLKNEKLGLPTDLEDRAISGLTKAIDGELRAYKAKRKYRWTPACYADMKDMISVPVMGAGGVFKANRQTMALLRWLGWFGDIAGIDIADANEQQAALIKEMELRLELDPESIHPDFRLQGRVLSRAAGYFTNKWPNTDEKQRSSFLINVDEDILGFLKSDKLRGHLLDDGVVGEDEAWADTEEGVDITRVVYGARLGINLPYTQYGDFGKLITKLVKTRIFREIKLRTETHGGLWKENTGQSVVIDMTDECQELVSNMEVDLTAVGRSMGLYFIYATQMIESLDKILKSQDAKTRYLENFRSQITFVSSKATYKMFQNRAGEVKKLQLPVSVQSTIDISRGLDTRHNTIYFDPKHPSAHALRDLRRRGSTRLQVIARGLKGYMGLSRKIKLDDLDHQNYIAINSGGSYVQAPVIEDTDLTTHLAEKGHALFFLNRADHTRLDFVRTKNIEAEDVEKMLAEGSNQNTGGTK encoded by the coding sequence ATGCGCCTGCCAACCATCTACGACTCATTGAACATCCTCCCCAGTTTGGGCGAGCGTGTCATCTCCCTCATCCGTCGCCGACCTTTCAACCCAGCGGACACCGATACCCGCAAGGGTGTTTACCAGCGAGCCAATGAACGCTACGACCACCTTGTGTTGGGTGGTGATCTGATCAACATCGCGCCCGTTTTGGAAGGCCAGCCGCTTTTCAACGTGGAAGCTGGCGATGAGACAACGCTCACGCAAATGGGCGCCCTCAATGTCGGTGGCAAGTGGCTTATGCCGAAAGTGGACGAGGACGAGCGTTGGAACTTCAAGAAATGGTTCCCACGGGCAACGCCTGACCTCGAGTCGACAATCAGGGATTGGCGTTTGACTGCCGACGGGAAGCCCACAAACGGCTACATCATCCCGGAGGACCTGGGCGACGGCTCCGACTCCACTGCCACTGCCCTGGTGATGGGCGCTTTCCCCATCCTGTTCGCACTGGGCTACTTCCTGTCTCAATTCCCCGGTGGTATGTGGCTAGCCGGCGCTATCTGCTTGCCGTTGCTGATGCTCCACATGATTACGCTGTACCAGTCCGAAGACACGGCCACCGTGGTCAAGCTCCTGGCTTTGTCATGGGGCGTTCCAATCCTCATGGGTGGTATTGGTCCAGTCGGTACCGGTGAGATCGCGAACCTCACCAGCGGGGGGATGAAGTCAGCGGCAATCGGCGCCGTTCTGCTGGTCGCTCTGACGATGACCCTGAAAACTGGAAGCGAAGATGCTCCATTGGTTTCATTCTTCGGCCGTCTCTGGCTTGCGATCAAAGTGCTTGTGGCCGTGCTGGCGATCAACTTTGGCTTGGGTATGTTGCCCGAGTCGCTGGATTTCTTCCGTCCGATCGGGCTGCTGGTCATGTCCTGCGCATACCCGCTCCTTTACACGCTGGAGAACTACAACGCTCGCACCATCGAGTTGGAGCGTCTGAGTAAGCAGCAGGCGGGAGCAATGTCAGAGGACGACTCAGCTCTGGGCAAGCTCTCACCTGCCCGCATGACGCAGATCGCCTTCGCAGCCAGGGATAAGAGCCCATTCCTCCCGCTAGGCTGGGCAAAAGGCGTTATGGCCAAGTACGACATGGCCAGCGCACCTGACATGTGGCAAGTCATGGGCCTGACACTCAAAGATCTATCCACCCATCTCCACATTTTCGGCGCGACAGGCTCAGGCAAGACCTCGTCCGTGATACGGCCAATACTGCTGTGGCTGGCCACACTCAAAGAGAAGGTCGGAGTAATTCTATCCGACGGCAAGGGCGCGCTCGTCGCGGAAATGCGGCCACTGTTGGATATTGTTATTGAGCCGGAAACAAAGTTCGCACCCTTCCAGGGCTTGGGTGCGGAGGAAATCACTACGGCGTTTGCTGAATCACGCAACGACGATCTGAACAGCGACTCGATCTGGTCCCAAGGCGCTGGAACGTTCCACCGCTTCGCCCTGGCACTGCTGGAAGCCGCTGTTGCCCACGAGAAGGCTGCAATTGCTCGTGCTGGTAAGCGGCTGGAACAGTACGAGCATCAAGTCGTGTATTACTTGGCTAAGAAGCTCAAGAACGAAAAGCTTGGATTGCCTACCGATCTGGAAGACAGGGCTATTAGTGGCCTGACGAAGGCGATTGACGGAGAGCTGCGAGCCTACAAGGCAAAGCGCAAGTACCGCTGGACGCCTGCGTGCTACGCAGACATGAAGGACATGATCTCCGTACCCGTGATGGGTGCTGGCGGAGTGTTCAAGGCCAACAGGCAGACGATGGCATTGCTCCGCTGGCTGGGCTGGTTCGGTGATATCGCCGGCATAGATATTGCCGACGCAAACGAGCAGCAAGCGGCTCTGATCAAGGAAATGGAACTGCGCCTCGAGCTCGACCCCGAGTCAATCCATCCGGACTTCCGCCTCCAGGGAAGAGTGCTCAGCCGTGCTGCTGGCTACTTCACCAACAAGTGGCCCAATACCGATGAGAAGCAACGCTCCTCCTTCCTCATCAATGTGGACGAGGACATTTTGGGCTTCCTCAAATCCGACAAGCTCCGCGGCCACCTGCTCGATGACGGCGTCGTAGGTGAGGACGAAGCCTGGGCTGACACGGAAGAGGGCGTGGACATCACCCGAGTCGTTTACGGAGCGCGGTTGGGTATCAACCTCCCGTACACCCAGTACGGGGACTTCGGAAAGCTCATCACCAAGCTCGTGAAGACCCGCATTTTCCGCGAGATCAAGCTGCGCACTGAAACGCACGGTGGGTTGTGGAAGGAGAATACTGGCCAATCCGTCGTCATTGACATGACCGACGAGTGCCAGGAGCTGGTTTCGAATATGGAAGTGGACCTGACTGCGGTCGGCCGCTCAATGGGACTGTATTTCATCTACGCCACTCAGATGATCGAGTCCCTGGACAAAATCCTCAAATCCCAAGATGCCAAGACGCGGTATCTGGAAAACTTCCGTTCCCAGATCACCTTCGTTTCCTCGAAGGCCACTTACAAGATGTTCCAGAACCGGGCAGGCGAGGTCAAGAAGCTCCAATTGCCTGTGTCAGTTCAGTCGACGATTGATATCAGTCGGGGCTTGGACACCAGGCACAACACGATCTACTTCGACCCCAAGCACCCTTCGGCGCATGCCCTGCGTGATCTTCGCCGCCGTGGGTCCACACGCTTACAAGTGATTGCCCGTGGATTGAAGGGCTATATGGGGCTGTCCCGCAAAATCAAGCTCGATGACCTGGATCACCAGAACTACATCGCGATCAACTCCGGTGGATCGTATGTCCAGGCTCCTGTGATCGAAGATACCGACCTGACGACGCACCTGGCTGAGAAAGGGCACGCACTGTTCTTCCTCAACCGCGCTGACCACACCCGGTTGGACTTCGTACGCACCAAAAATATCGAGGCCGAAGACGTCGAGAAGATGTTGGCCGAGGGCTCAAATCAGAACACAGGAGGAACAAAGTAA